From Apium graveolens cultivar Ventura chromosome 9, ASM990537v1, whole genome shotgun sequence, the proteins below share one genomic window:
- the LOC141683896 gene encoding uncharacterized protein LOC141683896 isoform X1 — protein MPLLELTSSQHSFQHHCTSFASQKLYHSNDRGLSFLWRSFKIPMKQREFGVVQFKMQCDRVLINAVATLEPKIITENNAHDAYHRLHVDTDSKTPQRTEQQSPNDDLAELDDREKLRRKRISKANKGNTPWNKGRKHTPETRQRIREKTRLAMQDPKVRMKLINLGHSQSEETRIKIGVGVRIGWNKRREKLTLQETCHFDWQNLIAEASRRGLTGEEELQWDSYEILDEQLERKWLESVQERKRAPRPKGGKRAPKSAEQKKRISEAIAAKWADPAYRDRVYSGLSKYHGTPIGADNPRRRPKRTSTSIPKKTNNVTVNPAGNTRKSPSRQTRMKKSNAPIYKDPQASSKLQMIKNIRADRENKKGEAMTRAKLLIAEAENAATALELAATKSPLAQASLIETRKLIAEAIQSIESIEGGFADNEPDNPSSLNNVEKEIDIKSEDQIEINGSRAFSSNFDDIPDSEFNLQQLLNHEDEILPSSSYNVDFMNDADYLKGLLNNGTDLSKLEPLDNPSSLTHQLDHLTPNGSSFKDGNLIPNGAKSELSKIEGSPKLKNSCKEKPPKSTNTIKKWVRGKLVEVTEED, from the exons ATGCCTTTATTAG AGCTTACTTCTTCTCAGCATTCCTTCCAACATCATTGCACTTCATTTGCGTCCCAGAAGTTGTATCATTCCAATGACAGGGGATTGTCATTCTTGTGGAGATCTTTCAAGATCCCCATGAAACAAAGAGAGTTTGGTGTCGTTCAGTTTAAGATGCAATGTGACAGGGTACTGATTAATGCAGTTGCTACTCTTGAACCAAAAATTATAACTGAGAACAATGCACATGATGCATACCATAGATTACATGTTGATACTGATTCAAAAACTCCCCAACGGACTGAGCAGCAATCTCCAAATGATGACTTAGCTGAGTTGGATGATAGAGAGAAGCTGAGAAGGAAGAGAATCTCTAAAGCAAATAAAGGGAACACACCTTGGAATAAAGGCAGGAAGCATACTCCAG AAACCCGACAAAGGATCAGAGAGAAGACAAGGCTTGCCATGCAGGATCCTAAG GTGAGGATGAAGTTAATTAATCTAGGACATTCTCAAAG CGAAGAAACAAGGATAAAAATAGGGGTTGGGGTGCGAATTGGGTGGAATAAACGTCGTGAGAAGCTGACTCTGCAGGAAACATGTCACTTTGATTGGCAAAACTTGATAGCTGAGGCCTCCAGAAGGGGTTTAACTGGTGAGGAAGAACTACAATGGGACTCCTATGAGATCTTGGATGAACAACTTGAGCGGAAATGGTTAGAAAGTGTTCAAGAAAGGAAGAGAGCTCCCCGGCCCAAAGGTGGAAAGAGAGCACCCAAATCGGCAGAGCAGAAAAAAAGAATCTCTGAGGCAATTGCTGCTAAATGGGCTGATCCA GCTTACCGTGATCGCGTATACTCTGGTCTATCCAAATATCATGGCACCCCTATTGGTGCTGACAATCCTAGGAGAAGACCAAAAAGAACAAGCACAAGCATACCAAAAAAGACGAACAATGTAACAGTTAACCCTGCAGGTAATACAAGAAAAAGCCCATCTCGACAAACAAGAATGAAAAAAAGTAATGCGCCAATCTACAAAGATCCTCAAGCAAGTTCAAAGTTGCAGATGATAAAAAATATCAGAGCTGATAGAGAAAATAAAAAGGGCGAAGCTATGACAAGAGCCAA GTTGTTAATTGCTGAAGCAGAGAATGCGGCAACAGCCCTAGAGTTAGCTGCAACCAAGAGCCCCCTTGCTCAAGCTTCCCTCATCGAAACTAGAAAGCTCATAGCTGAGGCAATACAGTCCATTGAATCAATAGAGGGTGGTTTTGCTGATAATGAGCCAGACAATCCTTCAAGTCTTAACAATGTTGAGAAGGAGATTGACATTAAATCTGAGGATCAGATAGAAATAAATGGATCCAGAGCCTTTTCGTCAAATTTTGATGACATTCCAGACTCTGAGTTCAATCTGCAGCAATTACTGAACCACGAGGATGAAATTCTACCTAGCAGCTCCTATAATGTAGATTTTATGAATGATGCCGATTACTTGAAGGGGTTGCTTAACAATGGTACTGATTTGTCTAAGTTGGAACCACTTGACAATCCCTCCAGCTTGACCCATCAATTGGATCACTTGACACCCAATGGTAGCAGCTTCAAAGATGGAAACCTAATACCAAATGGAGCAAAGTCTGAGTTAAGCAAAATAGAAGGATCtcctaaattaaaaaattcatgCAAAGAGAAGCCACCTAAATCAACTAATACAATCAAGAAGTGGGTTCGAGGAAAGTTGGTCGAAGTGACGGAAGAAGATTAG
- the LOC141683896 gene encoding uncharacterized protein LOC141683896 isoform X2 — MPLLELTSSQHSFQHHCTSFASQKLYHSNDRGLSFLWRSFKIPMKQREFGVVQFKMQCDRQSPNDDLAELDDREKLRRKRISKANKGNTPWNKGRKHTPETRQRIREKTRLAMQDPKVRMKLINLGHSQSEETRIKIGVGVRIGWNKRREKLTLQETCHFDWQNLIAEASRRGLTGEEELQWDSYEILDEQLERKWLESVQERKRAPRPKGGKRAPKSAEQKKRISEAIAAKWADPAYRDRVYSGLSKYHGTPIGADNPRRRPKRTSTSIPKKTNNVTVNPAGNTRKSPSRQTRMKKSNAPIYKDPQASSKLQMIKNIRADRENKKGEAMTRAKLLIAEAENAATALELAATKSPLAQASLIETRKLIAEAIQSIESIEGGFADNEPDNPSSLNNVEKEIDIKSEDQIEINGSRAFSSNFDDIPDSEFNLQQLLNHEDEILPSSSYNVDFMNDADYLKGLLNNGTDLSKLEPLDNPSSLTHQLDHLTPNGSSFKDGNLIPNGAKSELSKIEGSPKLKNSCKEKPPKSTNTIKKWVRGKLVEVTEED, encoded by the exons ATGCCTTTATTAG AGCTTACTTCTTCTCAGCATTCCTTCCAACATCATTGCACTTCATTTGCGTCCCAGAAGTTGTATCATTCCAATGACAGGGGATTGTCATTCTTGTGGAGATCTTTCAAGATCCCCATGAAACAAAGAGAGTTTGGTGTCGTTCAGTTTAAGATGCAATGTGACAGG CAATCTCCAAATGATGACTTAGCTGAGTTGGATGATAGAGAGAAGCTGAGAAGGAAGAGAATCTCTAAAGCAAATAAAGGGAACACACCTTGGAATAAAGGCAGGAAGCATACTCCAG AAACCCGACAAAGGATCAGAGAGAAGACAAGGCTTGCCATGCAGGATCCTAAG GTGAGGATGAAGTTAATTAATCTAGGACATTCTCAAAG CGAAGAAACAAGGATAAAAATAGGGGTTGGGGTGCGAATTGGGTGGAATAAACGTCGTGAGAAGCTGACTCTGCAGGAAACATGTCACTTTGATTGGCAAAACTTGATAGCTGAGGCCTCCAGAAGGGGTTTAACTGGTGAGGAAGAACTACAATGGGACTCCTATGAGATCTTGGATGAACAACTTGAGCGGAAATGGTTAGAAAGTGTTCAAGAAAGGAAGAGAGCTCCCCGGCCCAAAGGTGGAAAGAGAGCACCCAAATCGGCAGAGCAGAAAAAAAGAATCTCTGAGGCAATTGCTGCTAAATGGGCTGATCCA GCTTACCGTGATCGCGTATACTCTGGTCTATCCAAATATCATGGCACCCCTATTGGTGCTGACAATCCTAGGAGAAGACCAAAAAGAACAAGCACAAGCATACCAAAAAAGACGAACAATGTAACAGTTAACCCTGCAGGTAATACAAGAAAAAGCCCATCTCGACAAACAAGAATGAAAAAAAGTAATGCGCCAATCTACAAAGATCCTCAAGCAAGTTCAAAGTTGCAGATGATAAAAAATATCAGAGCTGATAGAGAAAATAAAAAGGGCGAAGCTATGACAAGAGCCAA GTTGTTAATTGCTGAAGCAGAGAATGCGGCAACAGCCCTAGAGTTAGCTGCAACCAAGAGCCCCCTTGCTCAAGCTTCCCTCATCGAAACTAGAAAGCTCATAGCTGAGGCAATACAGTCCATTGAATCAATAGAGGGTGGTTTTGCTGATAATGAGCCAGACAATCCTTCAAGTCTTAACAATGTTGAGAAGGAGATTGACATTAAATCTGAGGATCAGATAGAAATAAATGGATCCAGAGCCTTTTCGTCAAATTTTGATGACATTCCAGACTCTGAGTTCAATCTGCAGCAATTACTGAACCACGAGGATGAAATTCTACCTAGCAGCTCCTATAATGTAGATTTTATGAATGATGCCGATTACTTGAAGGGGTTGCTTAACAATGGTACTGATTTGTCTAAGTTGGAACCACTTGACAATCCCTCCAGCTTGACCCATCAATTGGATCACTTGACACCCAATGGTAGCAGCTTCAAAGATGGAAACCTAATACCAAATGGAGCAAAGTCTGAGTTAAGCAAAATAGAAGGATCtcctaaattaaaaaattcatgCAAAGAGAAGCCACCTAAATCAACTAATACAATCAAGAAGTGGGTTCGAGGAAAGTTGGTCGAAGTGACGGAAGAAGATTAG
- the LOC141683056 gene encoding RING-H2 finger protein ATL60, giving the protein MSDSNVSTQKLVESGAMDLTGRIMVVAIIVLFVVSASVVILHLYSKWYWRRVTQGGTNITRRRRMDFAAGHQEVTAPADLRNGLDPSFLKTIPVILFSPQDFKDGLECSVCLSEVSEGENTRLLPKCNHGFHVECIDMWFQSHSTCPICRNSVVNSNPTSPELSQGITHNTPEVEYSSDAGRVSTEALSFPTNVLYGGNEVQVRTLASCLEEDGGVTSCQQISTSSLVTSNVAHLVIEIPRQMNEEEDQKSPVQSRLTSLKKLLNRDRKINPSSPSSTVDVEQAAARSQT; this is encoded by the coding sequence ATGAGTGATTCAAACGTGTCGACTCAAAAGCTAGTAGAATCAGGTGCTATGGACCTAACAGGCAGGATCATGGTGGTAGCAATCATAGTCCTATTTGTCGTGTCAGCCTCCGTAGTCATTCTTCACCTCTACTCCAAATGGTATTGGCGTCGTGTAACACAAGGTGGCACTAACATTACTCGTCGCCGCCGCATGGATTTTGCTGCAGGCCACCAGGAAGTGACTGCTCCAGCTGACCTTCGTAATGGTCTAGACCCTTCGTTCCTGAAAACCATACCAGTTATTCTATTCTCTCCTCAAGACTTTAAAGATGGATTGGAATGTTCTGTCTGTCTCTCAGAGGTGTCAGAAGGAGAAAATACGAGACTTTTACCTAAATGTAACCATGGATTTCATGTAGAATGCATTGATATGTGGTTTCAGTCTCATTCTACGTGTCCGATTTGCAGAAATTCAGTTGTAAATTCTAATCCTACAAGTCCTGAATTATCGCAGGGAATTACACATAACACACCAGAAGTAGAGTACTCATCTGATGCTGGCCGTGTTTCAACAGAAGCCCTGAGTTTCCCGACAAATGTATTGTATGGGGGAAATGAGGTTCAGGTCAGAACTTTGGCTTCTTGTCTGGAAGAGGATGGCGGTGTTACTTCTTGTCAGCAAATTTCTACATCATCTCTAGTAACTAGTAACGTTGCGCATTTGGTGATTGAAATACCAAGACAGATGAATGAAGAAGAAGATCAAAAGTCGCCTGTGCAATCGCGGTTGACGTCACTTAAGAAACTTTTGAACAGAGATAGAAAGATTAACCCTTCCAGTCCCAGCAGTACTGTTGATGTAGAACAAGCTGCAGCAAGAAGTCAGACTTAA